A genomic stretch from Echeneis naucrates chromosome 6, fEcheNa1.1, whole genome shotgun sequence includes:
- the ntd5 gene encoding beta-2-glycoprotein 1-like codes for MDCALLLLSLWALTGTVSLQASESCPERLLGEERRRTCPRPCKFDKDCGVKRQCLCDGQCGLSCVAPGRTCTWPLPLSENSVARLLSPTHSFSALLEVRCKPGFGFPNGLDVAIRRCQGDRQWSGDEPICTEIQPPEPAAAQTCPLPEEVISIFSILGDATVGTSIRYSCLSGADIVGNRENFCQENQTWQDPHPICKKVYCQPPPEVEHGYVVAVQKTEYEVGFDIHYLCKKNFLLDGPQKITCLSNGSWSASPPYCRARCLIPAERSRVVVDGVKRWPFDITDAMVPHSADVTFFCKHPHKHCSFTAIQTCFDGKLQPPACYLEPTWLQYKLFPHRLVSEIEACEPGDVE; via the exons ATGGACTGTGCACTGCTCCTGCTGTCCCTGTGGGCTCTGACTGGAACGGTGTCTCTGCAGGCTTCAG AGTCGTGTCCGGAGAGACTtctgggagaggagaggaggaggacgtgTCCTCGGCCCTGCAAATTTGACAAAGACTGCGGCGTCAAGcgtcagtgtctgtgtgatggCCAGTGTGGTCTCAGCTGTGTGGCTCCAG gtCGGACTTGTACCTGGCCTCTACCCCTCAGTGAAAACTCAGTAGCCcgcctcctctctcccactcactcattttctgcCCTGCTCGAAGTGCGCTGTAAACCAGGATTCGGATTTCCCAATGGCCTGGACGTTGCAATTCGCCGTTGTCAGGGTGACCGACAGTGGAGTGGGGATGAGCCCATCTGCACAG AAATTCAGCCCCCTGAACCTGCAGCTGCCCAAACCTGCCCTCTTCCTGAGGAAGTCATCAGCATCTTCAGCATCCTGGGAGATGCTACTGTAGGAACGTCCATTCGCTACAGCTGCTTGTCCGG AGCAGACATAGTGGGGAACAGAGAAAATTTCTGCCAGGAGAATCAGACCTGGCAGGATCCTCACCCCATCTGTAAAA AGGTGTACTGCCAGCCCCCTCCGGAGGTGGAGCACGGTTATGTGGTGGCTGTCCAGAAGACTGAATATGAGGTTGGCTTTGACATCCACTACCTCTGCAAAAAAAACTTCCTCCTGGATGGACCCCAGAAGATCACCTGCTTGTCAAATGGCAGCTGGAGTGCATCACCCCCATACTGCAGAG CTCGCTGCCTGATCCCTGCTGAAAGAAGCCGTGTGGTGGTTGATGGAGTGAAGCGCTGGCCGTTTGACATCACAGATGCCATGGTTCCTCACAGCGCAGACGTGACGTTCTTCTGTAAACATCCTCACAAGCATTGCAGCTTCACAGCGATCCAAACCTGTTTTGATGGAAAACTGCAGCCACCAGCCTGCTACCTTG AGCCCACGTGGTTGCAGTATAAACTCTTCCCTCATCGGCTGGTGTCAGAGATTGAAGCATGTGAACCTGGTGACGTGGAGTGA
- the LOC115044745 gene encoding zinc finger E-box-binding homeobox 1 isoform X2: protein MDSQLASVLTSGSLDVQNGSQCAEGSGPVTEMFLDPKDKTPLSTVPGNLQPCPVKAAVTIIRQEAPSVNGNKPEVGGHSKPASQEINKIGGFRQPITVKTGVPVLRSQPIRIKIVVPPRCKRPITNSTISLTKDFACSHFRRPVLVSAGAVITERNRSKIQIPAVKNEGELEDSSPQKTEESKKVSFHWTEAERGNQMCKEINVLDAKIMHSDGTETALISNTTKDKIMSQRGIKEEVEERDIEKNIPLILQKMDLISYKTPDEAGMEEQTEPLDLSLPKKRQSQEKRGGHFLDNSGCETSLIMEVDEYEGEGDRDVVEEDEVDAVLRVDGTDTLEDSLLSPSFFSTSVFTSLSSIDLDTDNLLLIDDQGIPYTLSPDGLKVPQVHASASEDPRSDQAPSAEEGEVSSQLADPSQSLDNALNVSSDDLYPPPAPVTDSPSLGVDQTKAPEVFMSLPNSLDPTKAAEPGVKAVQEANAFLSPSSGISVPTQPIQILTNPSTNAPILLLSSSSSSSQLSSVPVGLSLPLSVTQTSPGASTPMFLLLSSVPSSSGDPTSTSAPIAVLDPLTGQLSQITAASAPVSLPLPSGQASTLASPVPPLSHPVIRLSVNDPPVMVSEVNNVNSRSGLTSVVVPSSAPADHNMTPIIQAQLTSSDSNPGSEAIPTEEVSNENNKPSAFTASSQSSQPTSLTHDPLTQPSSEAEGQSPAPEPKFDPSDLHSERLPLDDHLYFSSTAAPPSPPVGPVLAAGKLDPLDPLDPLSPAASPNTMGSRRVLYCQLCPRVFFYLSDLERHAITHSQKKPHVCQQCGKAFKRSSHLQRHKHIHTGQRNFVCPICAKRFREAGELQRHQRVHTGEKPYQCQLCHTRFAERNTLRRHTKRKHPYHQVAMEMLNEKRDRGGSGVSGVQEEEESAEWYSSTVSNLDNSESEMETEGV, encoded by the exons ATGGATTCTCAGTTGGCTTCAGTCCTGACCAGTGGCAGCCTGGATGTCCAAAATGGCAGCCAGTGTGCAGAAGGATCAGGGCCAGTGACAGAGATGTTTTTGGACCCAAAGGACAAAACCCCACTCAGTACTGTACCAGGTAACCTTCAGCCATGCCCTGTCAAAGCAGCAGTGACCATCATCAGACAAGAAGCTCCTTCTGTCAATGGGAATAAGCCAGAGGTGGGTGGGCATTCGAAGCCAGCCTCTcaggaaataaataagattGGTGGGTTCAGGCAGCCAATTACAGTAAAGACTGGAGTGCCTGTTCTGCGGAGCCAACCAATCAGAATCAAAATTGTTGTTCCCCCACGGTGCAAAAGGCCAATCACAAACTCCACCATCAGCCTGACCAAAGACTTTGCTTGTTCACATTTCAGAAGACCTGTTTTGGTCTCAGCTGGAGCTGTGattacagagagaaacaggagtAAAATCCAAATACCTGCTGTTAAAAATGAAGGAGAGCTGGAAGACAGTTCACCTCAAAAGACCGAAGAGTCTAAAAAAGTATCATTCCATTGGACGGAGGCCGAGAGAGGGAATCAAATGTGCAAAGAGATAAATGTTTTGGATGCTAAAATCATGCACAGTGATGGGACGGAAACTGCTCTGATCTCCAACACCACTAAGGATAAAATAATGAGCCAGAGGGGAATTAAAGAGGAAGTTGAGGAGAGAGACATTGAGAAAAATATTCCTCTAATATTGCAAAAAATGGACTTGATTTCTTATAAGACACCTGATGAGGCAGGAATGGAGGAACAGACAGAACCACTGGACCTGAGTTTGCCCAAGAAAAGACAGAGTCAAGAGAAGAGGGGTGGGCACTTTCTGGACAATTCTGGCTGTGAGACCTCGCTGATTATGGAGGTAGATGAATATGAGGGTGAAGGAGACAGAGACGtagtggaggaggatgaagtgGATGCTGTGCTGCGCGTGGATGGCACAGATACGCTGGAAGActctcttctgtctccctcGTTCTTTTCTACTTCTGTCTTCACATCCCTCTCTTCAATAGACCTTGACACCGACAACCTTCTTCTCATAGATGACCAGGGAATCCCGTATACTCTCAGTCCAGATGGACTTAAAGTACCACAAGTCCATGCTTCCGCGTCAGAGGATCCTCGGTCAGATCAGGCCCCCTcagcagaggaaggggaggTCTCATCACAGTTAGCGGATCCTAGCCAAAGTTTAGATAATGCACTAAATGTATCTTCTGATGATCTTTATCCCCCACCAGCCCCTGTTACTGACTCACCATCACTGGGAGTTGATCAGACAAAAGCTCCAGAAGTCTTCATGAGTCTGCCTAACAGCCTGGATCCCACTAAGGCTGCAGAGCCAGGCGTTAAAGCTGTTCAGGAGGCTAATGCCTTTCTGTCGCCTTCATCTGGGATATCAGTCCCCACCCAGCCCATCCAGATCCTCACAAACCCCTCAACCAACGCGCCGATCCTCCTCCTGtcgtcgtcctcttcctcttcccagCTCTCCTCTGTTCCAGTGGGTCTCTCGCTTCCCCTGTCTGTCACTCAGACCTCACCCGGAGCTTCCACCCCCATGTTTCTTCTCCTGTCCTCTGTGCCCTCTTCCTCTGGTGACCCTACCTCTACCTCTGCTCCTATTGCTGTCCTCGACCCTTTGACAGGTCAGCTGTCCCAGATCACTGCAGCATCAGCCCCAGTCTCCCTCCCCTTGCCTTCTGGCCAGGCCAGCACACTGGCATCACCTGTGCCCCCTCTGTCTCACCCCGTGATCAGACTGAGTGTCAACGACCCTCCTGTTATGGTGTCAGAAGTGAATAATGTAAACTCCAGGTCTGGTCTCACCTCTGTTGTTGTCCCTTCATCTGCCCCTGCTGACCACAACATGACTCCCATCATCCAAGCTCAGCTAACCTCTTCTGATTCAAATCCTGGAAGTGAAGCCATACCTACTGAAGAAgtctcaaatgaaaacaacaagcCATCAGCTTTTACAGCTTCCTCTCAAAGCTCACAGCCCACTAGTTTGACCCATGACCCCCTAACTCAGCCCAGCTCAGAGGCAGAAGGCCAATCGCCTGCCCCAGAGCCCAAATTTGACCCCTCTGACCTGCACTCAGAACGCTTACCTCTGGATGACCACCTTTACTTCTCAAGCACGGCTGCTCCACCATCCCCTCCAGTTGGACCCGTACTCGCCGCTGGCAAGCTTGACCCCCTCGACCCTCTGGATCCTCTCTCTCCGGCAGCGTCACCCAACACCATGGGCTCTCGCAGGGTGCTGTACTGCCAGCTGTGCCCACGGGTCTTCTTTTACCTCTCTGACCTCGAGCGCCACGCCATCACTCACTCGCAGAAGAAGCCTCATGTTTGCCAGCAGTGTGGAAAAGCCTTCAAACGCTCCAGCCATCTGCAG AGACACAAGCACATCCACACAGGCCAGAGGAACTTTGTGTGCCCCATCTGTGCCAAACGTTTCAGGGAGGCTGGTGAACTCCAACGCCACCAAAGAGTTCACACGGGAGAGAAACCCTACCAGTGCCAACTCTGCCACACACGCTTCGCTGAGCGCAACACACTTCGCCGACACACCAAGCGCAAACATCCTTACCACCAGGTAGCCATGGAAATGCTGAacgagaagagagacagaggaggtaGTGGTGTATCTggagtgcaggaggaggaggagagtgcaGAATGGTACAGCTCCACTGTGTCCAACTTGGACAACTCAGAGTCTGAGATGGAAACTGAAGGAGTTTGA
- the LOC115044745 gene encoding zinc finger E-box-binding homeobox 1 isoform X1, with amino-acid sequence MGERGCYLVRTARTPRSVPLNDPETPVDLSKYKWVCPKMDSQLASVLTSGSLDVQNGSQCAEGSGPVTEMFLDPKDKTPLSTVPGNLQPCPVKAAVTIIRQEAPSVNGNKPEVGGHSKPASQEINKIGGFRQPITVKTGVPVLRSQPIRIKIVVPPRCKRPITNSTISLTKDFACSHFRRPVLVSAGAVITERNRSKIQIPAVKNEGELEDSSPQKTEESKKVSFHWTEAERGNQMCKEINVLDAKIMHSDGTETALISNTTKDKIMSQRGIKEEVEERDIEKNIPLILQKMDLISYKTPDEAGMEEQTEPLDLSLPKKRQSQEKRGGHFLDNSGCETSLIMEVDEYEGEGDRDVVEEDEVDAVLRVDGTDTLEDSLLSPSFFSTSVFTSLSSIDLDTDNLLLIDDQGIPYTLSPDGLKVPQVHASASEDPRSDQAPSAEEGEVSSQLADPSQSLDNALNVSSDDLYPPPAPVTDSPSLGVDQTKAPEVFMSLPNSLDPTKAAEPGVKAVQEANAFLSPSSGISVPTQPIQILTNPSTNAPILLLSSSSSSSQLSSVPVGLSLPLSVTQTSPGASTPMFLLLSSVPSSSGDPTSTSAPIAVLDPLTGQLSQITAASAPVSLPLPSGQASTLASPVPPLSHPVIRLSVNDPPVMVSEVNNVNSRSGLTSVVVPSSAPADHNMTPIIQAQLTSSDSNPGSEAIPTEEVSNENNKPSAFTASSQSSQPTSLTHDPLTQPSSEAEGQSPAPEPKFDPSDLHSERLPLDDHLYFSSTAAPPSPPVGPVLAAGKLDPLDPLDPLSPAASPNTMGSRRVLYCQLCPRVFFYLSDLERHAITHSQKKPHVCQQCGKAFKRSSHLQRHKHIHTGQRNFVCPICAKRFREAGELQRHQRVHTGEKPYQCQLCHTRFAERNTLRRHTKRKHPYHQVAMEMLNEKRDRGGSGVSGVQEEEESAEWYSSTVSNLDNSESEMETEGV; translated from the exons ATGGGAGAGAGGGGATGTTATTTGGTTCGCACCGCTCGGACCCCTCGGTCCGTTCCTCTGAATGATCCGGAGACTCCGGTCGACCTCTCG AAATATAAATGGGTATGCCCCAAAATGGATTCTCAGTTGGCTTCAGTCCTGACCAGTGGCAGCCTGGATGTCCAAAATGGCAGCCAGTGTGCAGAAGGATCAGGGCCAGTGACAGAGATGTTTTTGGACCCAAAGGACAAAACCCCACTCAGTACTGTACCAGGTAACCTTCAGCCATGCCCTGTCAAAGCAGCAGTGACCATCATCAGACAAGAAGCTCCTTCTGTCAATGGGAATAAGCCAGAGGTGGGTGGGCATTCGAAGCCAGCCTCTcaggaaataaataagattGGTGGGTTCAGGCAGCCAATTACAGTAAAGACTGGAGTGCCTGTTCTGCGGAGCCAACCAATCAGAATCAAAATTGTTGTTCCCCCACGGTGCAAAAGGCCAATCACAAACTCCACCATCAGCCTGACCAAAGACTTTGCTTGTTCACATTTCAGAAGACCTGTTTTGGTCTCAGCTGGAGCTGTGattacagagagaaacaggagtAAAATCCAAATACCTGCTGTTAAAAATGAAGGAGAGCTGGAAGACAGTTCACCTCAAAAGACCGAAGAGTCTAAAAAAGTATCATTCCATTGGACGGAGGCCGAGAGAGGGAATCAAATGTGCAAAGAGATAAATGTTTTGGATGCTAAAATCATGCACAGTGATGGGACGGAAACTGCTCTGATCTCCAACACCACTAAGGATAAAATAATGAGCCAGAGGGGAATTAAAGAGGAAGTTGAGGAGAGAGACATTGAGAAAAATATTCCTCTAATATTGCAAAAAATGGACTTGATTTCTTATAAGACACCTGATGAGGCAGGAATGGAGGAACAGACAGAACCACTGGACCTGAGTTTGCCCAAGAAAAGACAGAGTCAAGAGAAGAGGGGTGGGCACTTTCTGGACAATTCTGGCTGTGAGACCTCGCTGATTATGGAGGTAGATGAATATGAGGGTGAAGGAGACAGAGACGtagtggaggaggatgaagtgGATGCTGTGCTGCGCGTGGATGGCACAGATACGCTGGAAGActctcttctgtctccctcGTTCTTTTCTACTTCTGTCTTCACATCCCTCTCTTCAATAGACCTTGACACCGACAACCTTCTTCTCATAGATGACCAGGGAATCCCGTATACTCTCAGTCCAGATGGACTTAAAGTACCACAAGTCCATGCTTCCGCGTCAGAGGATCCTCGGTCAGATCAGGCCCCCTcagcagaggaaggggaggTCTCATCACAGTTAGCGGATCCTAGCCAAAGTTTAGATAATGCACTAAATGTATCTTCTGATGATCTTTATCCCCCACCAGCCCCTGTTACTGACTCACCATCACTGGGAGTTGATCAGACAAAAGCTCCAGAAGTCTTCATGAGTCTGCCTAACAGCCTGGATCCCACTAAGGCTGCAGAGCCAGGCGTTAAAGCTGTTCAGGAGGCTAATGCCTTTCTGTCGCCTTCATCTGGGATATCAGTCCCCACCCAGCCCATCCAGATCCTCACAAACCCCTCAACCAACGCGCCGATCCTCCTCCTGtcgtcgtcctcttcctcttcccagCTCTCCTCTGTTCCAGTGGGTCTCTCGCTTCCCCTGTCTGTCACTCAGACCTCACCCGGAGCTTCCACCCCCATGTTTCTTCTCCTGTCCTCTGTGCCCTCTTCCTCTGGTGACCCTACCTCTACCTCTGCTCCTATTGCTGTCCTCGACCCTTTGACAGGTCAGCTGTCCCAGATCACTGCAGCATCAGCCCCAGTCTCCCTCCCCTTGCCTTCTGGCCAGGCCAGCACACTGGCATCACCTGTGCCCCCTCTGTCTCACCCCGTGATCAGACTGAGTGTCAACGACCCTCCTGTTATGGTGTCAGAAGTGAATAATGTAAACTCCAGGTCTGGTCTCACCTCTGTTGTTGTCCCTTCATCTGCCCCTGCTGACCACAACATGACTCCCATCATCCAAGCTCAGCTAACCTCTTCTGATTCAAATCCTGGAAGTGAAGCCATACCTACTGAAGAAgtctcaaatgaaaacaacaagcCATCAGCTTTTACAGCTTCCTCTCAAAGCTCACAGCCCACTAGTTTGACCCATGACCCCCTAACTCAGCCCAGCTCAGAGGCAGAAGGCCAATCGCCTGCCCCAGAGCCCAAATTTGACCCCTCTGACCTGCACTCAGAACGCTTACCTCTGGATGACCACCTTTACTTCTCAAGCACGGCTGCTCCACCATCCCCTCCAGTTGGACCCGTACTCGCCGCTGGCAAGCTTGACCCCCTCGACCCTCTGGATCCTCTCTCTCCGGCAGCGTCACCCAACACCATGGGCTCTCGCAGGGTGCTGTACTGCCAGCTGTGCCCACGGGTCTTCTTTTACCTCTCTGACCTCGAGCGCCACGCCATCACTCACTCGCAGAAGAAGCCTCATGTTTGCCAGCAGTGTGGAAAAGCCTTCAAACGCTCCAGCCATCTGCAG AGACACAAGCACATCCACACAGGCCAGAGGAACTTTGTGTGCCCCATCTGTGCCAAACGTTTCAGGGAGGCTGGTGAACTCCAACGCCACCAAAGAGTTCACACGGGAGAGAAACCCTACCAGTGCCAACTCTGCCACACACGCTTCGCTGAGCGCAACACACTTCGCCGACACACCAAGCGCAAACATCCTTACCACCAGGTAGCCATGGAAATGCTGAacgagaagagagacagaggaggtaGTGGTGTATCTggagtgcaggaggaggaggagagtgcaGAATGGTACAGCTCCACTGTGTCCAACTTGGACAACTCAGAGTCTGAGATGGAAACTGAAGGAGTTTGA
- the dbpb gene encoding D site albumin promoter binding protein b, with protein sequence MSRQLSQLPTPDLPAGASPQFGTCTQPAGSLTGGHLNSMAGLKSLLQHPVKGDQRLKNTTETKDKDRLDLDEDSLGVGPMRNGSGIVSSNNSNGCGAGGGGNGGGNFNQFLGPLLWDRTLPADGGLFQLQYMDLEEFLTENGMGSMHNNNSSSSAQIPSQSSPSAVPSQSSQCLPPSSPPGSSSSSPSSSSSPSLIGLEVAQPQSLAGGTDCLHGSQSSMNESCESPSSSSSSSCPPLLTPTGSGPDGIGMFDMDSSDMAMSTIPSQQNFDPRRHSFSEEELKPQPMIKKARKILVPDNMKDEKYWTRRYKNNEAAKRSRDARRLKENQISVRAAYLERENAALRQEVAEMRKELGRCRNILSKYENRLADQ encoded by the exons ATGTCCAGGCAGCTCTCCCAGCTTCCGACCCCTGACCTCCCAGCAGGCGCGAGCCCACAGTTTGGAACTTGTACTCAGCCTGCGGGATCCCTCACAGGGGGGCATCTCAACTCTATGGCAGGTCTGAAATCCCTCCTGCAGCACCCCGTGAAGGGAGACCAACGGTTAAAAAACACCACCGAGACGAAAG ACAAAGACAGACTGGATCTTGATGAGGACTCTTTGGGAGTGGGCCCCATGAGGAATGGCAGTGGAATAGTCAGCAGTAATAACAGTAATGGCTgtggagcaggtggtggtggaaATGGAGGAGGGAATTTCAACCAGTTTTTGGGGCCTCTCCTGTGGGATCGCACCCTGCCAGCGGACGGGGGTCTCTTTCAGCTTCAGTACATGGACTTGGAGGAGTTTCTGACCGAAAATGGAATGGGCAGCATGCATAATAACAACAGCTCCAGTTCAGCCCAGATACCCTCACAGAGCTCCCCATCAGCTGTGCCCAGCCAGAGCTCCCAGTGCCTACCACCCTCATCCCCACCTggctcttcatcctcttcaccctcttcctcttcttccccatCACTCATTGGTTTGGAGGTTGCTCAGCCACAGAGCCTTGCAGGAGGAACTGACTGTCTGCATG GGAGTCAATCGAGTATGAATGAGTCCTGTGagtcaccctcctcctcctcctcgtcctcatGTCCACCTCTGCTGACGCCCACGGGCAGCGGGCCAGATGGTATTGGGATGTTTGACATGGATTCTTCAGATATGGCCATGTCCACCATCCCCAGCCAGCAGAATTTCGACCCCAGGAGGCACTCCTTCAGTGAAGAGGAGCTCAAGCCCCAGCCAATGATCAAGAAGGCACGCAAGATCCTGGTGCCTGATAACATGAAG gaTGAGAAGTACTGGACCAGGAGGTATAAGAACAATGAAGCAGCAAAACGCTCCCGAGATGCTCGTCGTCTCAAGGAGAACCAGATATCAGTGCGCGCTGCCTACCTGGAAAGAGAGAATGCCGCGCTCCGACAGGAAGTGGCCGAGATGCGGAAGGAACTAGGTCGCTGCCGCAACATCCTTAGTAAATATGAGAACCGTCTTGCTGACCAGTGA